The following proteins are encoded in a genomic region of Coleofasciculus chthonoplastes PCC 7420:
- a CDS encoding CHAT domain-containing protein: MNYFVKIFSKGLTILPLALMATLSSAQAQSIIPAADGTGTIVTPDGHQFNIEGGSFSQDGANLFHSFQQLGLNANQIANFISNPEIQNILGRVTGGDPSIINGLIQVTGGNSNLFLINPAGIIFGTDARLNVPASFTATTATGIGFEENQWFNAFGSNNYLDLIGTPSQFAFDISQPGSLVNSGDLAVGAGQNLTLLGGTVVNTGQLTAPGGTITIAAIPGENLVRISQPGHLLSLEIEPQQDSSGQMLPFSPQDLATLLTGTEGDVDTGLSVSATNEVQLQRNGFRVDNGDVVAQNVTAQTATLSALNNLTLVESQLRTTGDLNLLAANTVRVRDSAANPFVANAGGNLYIQGDQSIDILALNHPQTPFVSGNNLSLVSDGNISGDAHFAAGGSLSMLNLSGGVGNFYSLYDPIISSEGDVTFGDYTGVALKVEATGSIRGGTITITDSQSGIGIPITDPDLFDLFSKPTLILQAGKIKLDNPPNISQLTSGIDFTQPGTPLLPAGSIQVGNINTSSDFKSGPVRLEATGNITTGNINASTEFLSGEDISLTAVGNITTFDLDSSAQSQAGNISLNSSNGAITTGILNTAGGFIGGNITLNASGDISANNIETKGGSITFAAGVTGRSGSISMMSNNGSIDATAGSIITTSSLGNGGDVTLQAADNILIRDIDAISLSSFYTGGKITLSANRTITITSTESNRPVKIETNQNSITLDGQVTLAGDVHLITSGSDSIFSTPDSGKIIFNNTVNGNYSLILNPNNKNPDSFPSFTSQTGSVVLNGTVGGLIPLNSLLVEGEITSMNQAGITISANNDISTRDNITAPGGITLSSISGQITTGSLNSSASGNGGDVNLEARQGSIVVRHIDAQSRDMGRGGNVTITTNSFFQANDFFLDQNNVNASISTAGAIDGGTIIISHGGNGMTPFIVGDARTNGTSGAITRGNAKSEQTISPTQEYPYTHIQDARRLQILSVFDPNLPPKPPKSIPVQEPNSVPTPGANPIETFGNRIGEILQTQTQIDQDEQTGDYTIFWYSPTTQLSLNVPTSNTIVSSTDRNFEAEFEKYFGENLTDDVVTAESLRETLKTIEGQTGTSPVVIYARSSVDQLELVLVLPEGEPILKIVPNVSSITLKETLDDFYTNVTDITSGRSYLAPAQQLYQWLIAPLESELEALGIDTLIFCMDAGLRLIPMAALHDGKQFLVEKYSIGSIPSVSLMNTRYNPIKDAQVMAMGSSQFKTLPPLNAVPTELEIITQTVSSGQSFLNQEFTLNALKSQRQPFGIIHLATHADFQPGDPSHSYIQLWGDEQLRLNQMRQMNWHQPPQVELLVLSACRTAFGDVDAELGFAGLAVSAGVKSALASYWYVSDGGTLALMSEFYRQLKQPDVTIKAEALRRAQLAMLRGELRLNNGTLRRSGETNPIPLPAELSGNQDFSHPYYWAAFTIIGSPW, translated from the coding sequence ATGAACTATTTTGTAAAGATTTTCAGCAAAGGCTTGACAATTTTACCCCTAGCTTTAATGGCTACATTATCATCAGCTCAAGCCCAATCGATTATACCTGCCGCTGATGGTACAGGTACAATTGTCACCCCAGATGGACACCAATTTAATATTGAGGGTGGCAGCTTTTCCCAAGATGGGGCAAATTTGTTCCACAGTTTCCAGCAATTGGGACTCAATGCTAATCAAATTGCTAACTTTATCTCCAATCCTGAAATTCAAAATATCTTGGGACGAGTTACTGGCGGTGATCCTTCGATTATTAATGGTCTAATTCAGGTGACTGGCGGTAATTCTAATTTATTTTTAATCAACCCGGCTGGAATTATCTTTGGCACAGATGCCCGTTTGAATGTCCCCGCATCCTTTACAGCGACAACTGCCACGGGAATTGGGTTTGAAGAAAATCAGTGGTTTAATGCGTTTGGCAGTAATAACTACCTAGATTTAATCGGTACACCCAGTCAGTTTGCTTTTGATATTTCACAACCGGGAAGTCTGGTTAATTCGGGTGATTTGGCAGTGGGGGCAGGGCAGAATTTAACCTTACTTGGCGGTACTGTAGTTAATACGGGACAACTGACTGCACCAGGAGGAACAATTACAATTGCAGCCATCCCAGGAGAGAATCTAGTCCGAATTAGTCAACCGGGACATTTATTGAGTTTGGAAATTGAACCGCAACAGGATAGTTCGGGGCAAATGTTACCGTTTAGTCCCCAGGATTTAGCTACCTTGCTGACGGGTACAGAAGGGGATGTAGATACGGGATTGAGTGTTTCGGCAACCAACGAAGTACAGTTACAACGTAATGGCTTTCGCGTTGACAATGGTGATGTCGTTGCCCAAAATGTGACGGCACAGACAGCTACTCTATCCGCCTTAAATAATCTCACTCTAGTTGAGAGTCAGTTACGAACTACAGGAGATTTGAATCTGTTGGCTGCGAATACAGTGCGAGTGCGCGATAGTGCAGCCAATCCATTTGTAGCTAACGCCGGAGGCAATCTGTATATTCAGGGTGATCAAAGTATTGATATTCTCGCATTAAATCATCCACAGACGCCGTTTGTCAGTGGCAACAACCTCAGTTTAGTCAGCGATGGCAATATATCGGGGGATGCTCACTTTGCGGCTGGTGGCAGTCTTTCAATGCTTAACTTGTCAGGTGGAGTGGGTAATTTTTATAGCCTCTATGATCCCATTATTAGTTCTGAGGGAGATGTTACTTTTGGCGACTATACAGGTGTAGCGCTTAAGGTAGAAGCAACAGGCAGTATTAGAGGTGGAACGATTACGATTACAGACTCACAGAGCGGTATTGGAATTCCCATTACAGATCCAGATTTATTCGATTTGTTCTCTAAACCAACCCTAATTTTGCAGGCGGGTAAAATTAAATTAGATAACCCTCCTAATATATCTCAATTAACATCAGGAATCGATTTTACCCAACCAGGAACACCCTTACTGCCAGCCGGAAGTATTCAAGTGGGAAATATCAACACGTCTAGTGATTTTAAGAGTGGTCCGGTTAGGTTAGAAGCGACAGGTAATATTACTACAGGTAATATTAACGCTAGTACAGAGTTCTTGAGTGGTGAAGATATTTCCCTGACTGCGGTGGGCAATATTACTACGTTTGATCTGGACTCTAGCGCACAATCTCAGGCAGGGAATATTTCTCTAAACAGCAGCAATGGTGCCATTACTACAGGTATTCTCAACACCGCTGGGGGTTTTATTGGCGGTAACATCACTCTCAACGCATCTGGGGATATTTCGGCGAACAATATTGAAACCAAAGGGGGAAGTATAACTTTTGCTGCTGGTGTTACCGGGAGAAGTGGAAGTATTAGTATGATGAGTAACAACGGTAGCATTGATGCCACGGCTGGTTCTATCATTACAACCTCTAGTCTTGGTAATGGAGGTGATGTAACTCTTCAGGCGGCGGACAATATTTTAATCAGGGATATCGATGCTATTTCTCTCTCTTCTTTTTATACGGGCGGCAAAATTACACTTAGCGCTAATCGCACGATTACGATTACAAGTACAGAGTCTAATCGCCCGGTCAAAATCGAAACCAATCAAAATAGTATTACTTTAGACGGTCAAGTCACTCTGGCTGGAGATGTTCACTTGATTACTTCCGGTTCAGATAGTATTTTCTCCACTCCTGACTCCGGCAAAATTATCTTTAATAATACAGTGAATGGTAATTACAGTCTGATTCTAAATCCTAATAATAAAAATCCTGACTCATTTCCAAGTTTCACTTCTCAAACTGGATCTGTTGTCTTGAATGGTACTGTCGGCGGCTTGATACCTTTGAATAGTTTACTTGTTGAAGGAGAGATTACCTCTATGAATCAAGCTGGTATAACTATCAGCGCAAACAATGACATTTCTACAAGGGATAACATCACTGCACCCGGAGGCATTACTCTCTCTAGTATTAGTGGACAAATTACTACGGGTAGTCTCAATTCCTCTGCTTCTGGGAATGGCGGTGATGTGAATCTTGAGGCGCGTCAGGGGAGTATTGTTGTTCGCCATATTGACGCCCAGAGTCGTGATATGGGCAGGGGAGGAAATGTTACTATTACCACAAACAGTTTCTTTCAAGCTAATGATTTTTTCTTAGACCAAAATAATGTTAATGCCAGTATTTCCACAGCGGGAGCCATAGACGGTGGCACAATTATTATTAGTCATGGCGGAAATGGTATGACTCCTTTTATTGTAGGCGATGCCAGAACGAATGGAACATCGGGAGCCATTACCCGAGGCAATGCTAAATCTGAACAAACTATTTCGCCGACTCAAGAGTATCCCTACACCCATATCCAGGATGCCAGACGACTGCAAATACTATCAGTTTTTGATCCTAACTTACCACCAAAACCCCCCAAATCAATCCCCGTGCAGGAACCCAACTCAGTGCCAACTCCAGGTGCAAATCCTATAGAAACCTTCGGCAATCGGATTGGGGAAATTCTGCAAACGCAAACTCAGATTGACCAAGATGAGCAAACTGGAGATTACACGATTTTTTGGTATTCTCCGACGACTCAACTCTCACTTAATGTTCCCACATCTAATACGATTGTATCCAGCACTGACCGCAATTTTGAGGCTGAATTTGAGAAGTATTTTGGCGAAAATCTGACGGATGATGTTGTTACGGCTGAAAGCCTGCGAGAAACCCTAAAGACGATTGAGGGTCAAACGGGAACGAGTCCGGTTGTCATTTATGCTCGCTCATCTGTTGACCAATTAGAACTTGTATTAGTTCTTCCTGAAGGTGAACCGATTCTCAAAATTGTCCCCAATGTAAGTAGTATTACTTTAAAGGAAACTTTGGATGATTTCTACACCAATGTTACGGATATTACCTCTGGGCGCAGCTACCTAGCTCCAGCACAGCAACTCTATCAATGGTTGATTGCTCCTTTGGAATCGGAGTTGGAAGCCCTGGGTATTGATACTCTAATCTTTTGTATGGATGCTGGTTTACGCCTGATTCCGATGGCAGCTTTACATGATGGTAAACAGTTTTTGGTGGAAAAGTATAGTATTGGTTCGATTCCCAGTGTCAGTCTGATGAATACCCGTTATAATCCGATCAAAGATGCTCAGGTTATGGCGATGGGATCGTCTCAATTTAAAACCTTACCTCCTTTAAATGCTGTGCCGACAGAACTGGAGATTATTACTCAAACGGTGTCGTCTGGGCAATCGTTTCTGAATCAAGAGTTTACGCTCAATGCTCTCAAATCTCAGCGTCAACCGTTTGGTATTATCCACTTGGCTACCCATGCGGATTTTCAACCGGGAGATCCGAGTCATTCTTATATTCAACTTTGGGGGGATGAACAATTACGATTAAACCAAATGCGGCAAATGAATTGGCATCAACCGCCCCAAGTTGAGTTGTTAGTTTTAAGTGCCTGTCGCACGGCGTTTGGAGATGTTGATGCTGAGCTAGGGTTTGCTGGGTTAGCGGTTAGCGCGGGAGTTAAATCGGCTTTGGCGAGTTATTGGTATGTCAGTGATGGTGGAACTTTAGCGCTGATGAGTGAGTTTTATCGGCAATTAAAACAACCGGATGTGACGATAAAGGCAGAGGCGTTACGACGCGCTCAACTGGCGATGTTGCGGGGAGAGTTGCGTTTAAATAATGGTACATTGCGAAGATCAGGAGAAACAAATCCCATTCCTTTACCGGCTGAGCTTTCGGGAAATCAAGATTTTTCTCATCCGTATTATTGGGCGGCGTTTACGATAATTGGTAGCCCGTGGTAA